TTGACATCTGACAACTTAAATGTTAAATTAACCACTAAAAGGTGGTGTGAAGGAGGACGTTATGGACAGAAGGAATTTTCTCTCTGCTGGTCTTAAGGTAGGACTGGGGGTTGCTGCTGGACTTACTGTTGGTAGCAAGGTTGCAGTAGCAAGTAGAAGCGAAAATTTACCCTATCCTTATGTAAAGCTTAATCCTGAAAAGGTTGCCAAAAGGGCTTATCACTACTATCACAAGGGACACTGTGCGTATTCGGTCTTTGCCTCTATTTTGGATGAGTTAAAAGAAAAAGTTGGAAGACCTTATACTTACATTCCTTCTGAACTCTATGTCTATGGAAAAGGTGGAATTGTTGGTTGGGGAACCGTTTGTGGAACTTTAAACGGTGCTTGTGGAATTATTTCATTAACATGTAAGGATTACGGTAAAGTTATAGATGCTCTCTTTGACTGGTATACAAAAACTAAACTACCAACTTTTGTTCCTCCAGGGAAAGCAGCTTATCCAACTAGCGTATCAAATTCTCCTCTTTGCCACGTATCTGTAATGAAATGGTGCAAAGCAGCAACAAATCACTTTGGTAGATACATTGCATACAATAGCAAGGAAAGGTCAGAAAGATGTGCAAGACTCTCTGCAAGTGTAGCTTATAAAACTGTAGAGCTTATAAATGCTTACCATGATGGAACTTTCGTTCCAGTTAAAATTAAAGGCTTCCAGAAGACAAAGATGGACTGTAGAGAGTGCCACTCTTTCTCTAAGTTTTAGACAGAAAATAAGAGATAAAAAAATTTAAGGGGAGCATTTGCTCCCCTTTTTTATTTAAAAAAGATCGGGAGGTGCCCGACCTCTCAAATTTATTTTTGAAGAGCAGCTTTTCCTAGTTTAACTCCTTCTAAGAAAGCGTTCTTGTTAAGTTCAATGAACCTTGATGGAACATTCTTTTCTATGGCTTTCAAGAAACTTTCCTCAGAAATAAGAGGTTTTCCATCAAACTGAAGAGAGTTTGCAACTTGGAAAACTCCGAGAGCTACAATGTTCATAACCTGTCTTCTTCCAAGAACTTCTGCAGCTGTTCTTGCAATAGGAGCAGATACTATCTTATACATGTTGCAATCAACGTTACATTGAACTAGATCTTCATCAACAATAACAAGTGCACCAGGTTTAACGTTTACGAGAATATCTGCGTCCTGTTCTCCACATTCAGCATCAAACTTAACAGGATTTTTCTTGATCATATCATCATAAGCTTCTTGAGACTGAATAATCACTGCATCGAGGTTAAAAGTCTTTGGAAAATCAATAGGTTCGTCAGAAATGACTACATCTCCAAGAGATACACCACTTCTCATTGCAGCACCATAGGTAGCTGTCTGAGTGGCGTTGAGTCCTTCTTCTGCTGCAGCGTTAGCAAGAACTACAGCAGCCAAGATAGAACCTTGACCAGCAGAACCTATAACTCTGACTTCATATCTCATTTTTCACCTCCGGAGAGCTCCTTAACCTTCTTCCAGTAAATCTCTGTGTATTCAGGTCTTGATGTATCGTGGTAGAGAACTCCTCTTGGTATCTTTCCAGCTCTCTTTTCTTCTGGGAGCTTTTCGTAAGCGGCTATTGGAAGAGTATTTTCCTTAAACCAGAAGTACATTTCC
The sequence above is a segment of the Desulfurobacteriaceae bacterium genome. Coding sequences within it:
- a CDS encoding C-GCAxxG-C-C family protein, whose amino-acid sequence is MDRRNFLSAGLKVGLGVAAGLTVGSKVAVASRSENLPYPYVKLNPEKVAKRAYHYYHKGHCAYSVFASILDELKEKVGRPYTYIPSELYVYGKGGIVGWGTVCGTLNGACGIISLTCKDYGKVIDALFDWYTKTKLPTFVPPGKAAYPTSVSNSPLCHVSVMKWCKAATNHFGRYIAYNSKERSERCARLSASVAYKTVELINAYHDGTFVPVKIKGFQKTKMDCRECHSFSKF
- a CDS encoding 2-oxoacid:acceptor oxidoreductase family protein; its protein translation is MRYEVRVIGSAGQGSILAAVVLANAAAEEGLNATQTATYGAAMRSGVSLGDVVISDEPIDFPKTFNLDAVIIQSQEAYDDMIKKNPVKFDAECGEQDADILVNVKPGALVIVDEDLVQCNVDCNMYKIVSAPIARTAAEVLGRRQVMNIVALGVFQVANSLQFDGKPLISEESFLKAIEKNVPSRFIELNKNAFLEGVKLGKAALQK